In a genomic window of Gloeocapsopsis dulcis:
- a CDS encoding 2-phosphosulfolactate phosphatase, with product MNFDQADFEVRCEWGKQGVLQLAPVSDVIIVVDVLSFSTCVDIANSQGAIIYPYQWKDESAQVFAQSVDAELADKRGGSRYSLSPASLMAISKEARLVLPSPNGSSLSLTAEATPTLTGCLRNCRAVALAAMSYGQRIAVVPAGEQWSDGSLRPSFEDLIGAGALISYLGGSLSPEAQAAATAYRNFQYSLECLIKQCGSGKELIERGFEQDVELAAELNVSDCVPTLVDRAYINPAR from the coding sequence ATGAACTTCGACCAAGCTGATTTTGAAGTGCGGTGTGAGTGGGGTAAACAAGGAGTTTTGCAATTAGCTCCTGTTAGTGATGTCATTATCGTTGTAGATGTTCTCTCATTCTCGACGTGCGTTGACATTGCTAACAGCCAGGGAGCGATCATCTATCCCTACCAGTGGAAAGATGAATCTGCACAAGTATTTGCTCAGTCCGTTGATGCGGAATTAGCAGACAAGCGCGGCGGCAGTCGTTACTCATTATCCCCAGCATCGTTAATGGCAATTAGCAAAGAGGCGCGGTTAGTGCTTCCCTCTCCTAACGGTTCATCTTTGAGCTTGACAGCAGAAGCAACTCCGACTTTAACTGGATGTTTAAGAAATTGTCGAGCCGTTGCATTAGCAGCCATGAGTTATGGACAGAGGATTGCCGTTGTACCAGCAGGTGAGCAATGGAGTGATGGTAGCCTTCGTCCGTCCTTTGAGGACTTAATTGGAGCAGGTGCACTCATCAGTTATCTTGGCGGTAGTCTGTCACCAGAGGCGCAAGCCGCAGCCACAGCATATCGAAACTTTCAATACAGTCTAGAGTGTCTAATCAAGCAATGTGGCTCTGGCAAAGAACTGATTGAGCGAGGTTTTGAGCAGGATGTTGAGTTAGCAGCAGAGTTAAATGTCAGCGATTGTGTTCCTACATTGGTTGACAGAGCCTATATCAATCCCGCAAGATAA
- a CDS encoding M16 family metallopeptidase: MFFFKRRQRLAILLFSFCLSGILLFNTSWAATQPAPVQDTNRSAVNQSLSVTDNVRKTVLENGLTVLTKEVRTAPVVSVQVWYQIGSRDEAPGVNGIAHQLEHMLFKGTTERPIQFGRLFSALGSDSNAFTSYDQTAYFGTVERNKLQALLAIEADRMQNALIDPQELENEKRVVISELQGYENDPGYRLSRAVMRAVFPNSPYGLPVGGTKADVQKFTVEQVREYYRNYYSPDNAILVVVGDFDTDTTLATVKETFGKVANQKLATPSLTQEKLRAILIQSRNQQTDSSSQEFDQNNQLQTPETPIVLREPGAAALLHTVYPLPDVNHPDVPALDVMDYILSEGRNSRLYQALIETGLASNARGSVASMKTSGWYRLAATAAPGQALPKIDSVMQQAIAQLQAKGVTPQEVNRAKALVKATVILSNRDITSQAMQLGYDQSTAGNYRYSDRYLAAIEQVTSADVQRVAKTYLQLQKRTLGFFEPTMLQEGQSAGVEEATQTHESLTAGPPVDPAEVAKYLPSIASTTPTVRQLPEQFKLTNGLEVLLLADKSTPTVTLSGYIKAGSEYDANATAGLATLTADNLMNGTKTKDAQTLAAALENRGARLEFAAFREGVDVTGYSLATDLPVLIQTFADVMQNANFPVNELELARQRALTNLKLELDSPAQVARRQFQQTIYPQNHPYHSFSTAESLQRISREDVMRFYQQHYRPDQVILTFVGDFEPQQVRSLLEQQLKDWQAQGKPPAVTYPQVSPPKSVVQRNPVLPSKTQAVTLMGYKGIERQDPRYYSALVLNQILGGDTLSSRLGTEIRDRQGLTYGIYSYFQAGRNAGPFLIQMQTSPEDAARAIASTIQLLQQVHTQGVNQNELDTAKRSLTSGYTVSLANPDDIANQILINAVNELSAEELRAFSQKLQSVTLSQVNQAAKELLQPNNIVVVTAGPGRSTANR, encoded by the coding sequence GTGTTCTTCTTCAAACGCCGCCAGAGGCTGGCAATTTTATTATTTAGCTTTTGCCTAAGTGGGATTTTACTGTTTAACACTAGTTGGGCTGCAACACAACCAGCACCTGTACAAGACACTAATAGATCAGCAGTTAACCAATCACTCTCAGTTACAGATAATGTCCGCAAGACAGTTTTAGAGAACGGTCTAACAGTACTCACAAAAGAAGTTCGGACTGCACCAGTTGTGAGTGTACAAGTGTGGTACCAAATTGGTTCGCGGGATGAAGCACCAGGAGTAAATGGTATTGCCCACCAATTAGAGCATATGCTGTTTAAAGGCACTACCGAACGTCCAATCCAGTTTGGGCGCTTATTTAGTGCTTTGGGAAGTGACTCTAATGCATTTACTAGCTATGACCAGACGGCATACTTTGGCACAGTCGAGCGTAATAAGCTTCAGGCATTGCTAGCGATAGAAGCAGACCGCATGCAAAACGCTTTGATAGACCCTCAAGAACTGGAAAACGAAAAACGAGTTGTCATTTCCGAGTTACAAGGATACGAGAACGATCCAGGTTATCGCCTCAGTCGCGCTGTTATGCGAGCAGTATTTCCTAACAGTCCTTACGGATTACCTGTAGGTGGCACGAAAGCCGATGTACAAAAGTTTACAGTTGAGCAAGTGCGTGAATATTACCGCAATTACTATAGCCCAGACAATGCAATTTTAGTAGTTGTGGGAGATTTTGACACTGATACGACCTTGGCAACCGTTAAAGAAACATTTGGCAAAGTAGCCAATCAGAAATTAGCAACGCCAAGCCTAACACAAGAGAAACTAAGAGCAATCCTGATTCAAAGTCGGAACCAGCAAACAGATAGTAGTAGCCAGGAGTTTGATCAAAACAATCAACTACAGACACCCGAAACCCCAATTGTGCTGCGCGAACCAGGTGCAGCAGCTTTATTACACACAGTTTATCCGTTACCAGACGTCAATCATCCTGATGTACCAGCACTTGATGTGATGGACTATATTTTGAGTGAGGGCAGGAATTCACGGCTGTATCAAGCATTAATTGAAACAGGTTTAGCAAGTAATGCTAGGGGTTCGGTTGCTAGCATGAAAACATCCGGTTGGTATAGGCTAGCAGCAACCGCTGCGCCAGGTCAGGCGTTGCCCAAAATTGATAGTGTTATGCAACAGGCGATCGCCCAACTCCAAGCAAAAGGAGTAACGCCACAAGAAGTGAACCGTGCTAAAGCCTTAGTCAAAGCCACAGTCATTTTAAGTAATCGCGATATTACCTCGCAAGCAATGCAGTTAGGCTATGACCAATCTACTGCAGGCAACTATCGATACAGCGATCGCTATTTAGCAGCAATTGAGCAAGTTACATCTGCAGATGTCCAGCGCGTTGCTAAGACTTACCTCCAACTACAAAAGCGCACACTGGGCTTTTTTGAACCAACCATGCTTCAAGAAGGGCAATCTGCTGGCGTCGAAGAGGCAACTCAAACCCATGAAAGCCTCACCGCAGGGCCGCCCGTTGACCCCGCAGAGGTGGCAAAATACCTACCATCAATCGCATCTACAACCCCAACAGTACGTCAGTTACCTGAGCAATTTAAACTCACAAACGGATTAGAAGTATTACTCTTAGCAGATAAGAGTACGCCAACAGTAACACTAAGTGGCTATATCAAGGCTGGTTCAGAATATGATGCCAATGCAACAGCAGGACTTGCTACACTGACAGCAGATAACTTGATGAATGGTACTAAAACTAAAGACGCCCAGACATTGGCTGCAGCATTAGAAAATCGCGGTGCTAGGTTAGAATTTGCCGCTTTTCGTGAAGGAGTTGATGTTACCGGCTATAGCTTGGCTACCGATCTACCAGTTTTGATTCAGACATTTGCGGATGTTATGCAAAATGCGAACTTTCCTGTTAATGAATTAGAACTTGCACGACAACGTGCTTTAACGAATTTAAAGCTAGAGTTAGATTCACCTGCACAAGTAGCGCGGCGTCAATTTCAACAAACTATTTACCCGCAAAACCATCCTTACCATAGCTTTTCCACCGCAGAAAGCTTACAGCGTATTAGCCGTGAAGATGTGATGCGCTTTTATCAACAGCATTATCGTCCCGATCAAGTGATCTTGACTTTTGTCGGAGATTTTGAACCACAACAAGTACGATCGCTTCTCGAACAGCAACTCAAAGATTGGCAAGCGCAAGGTAAACCACCTGCAGTCACTTATCCGCAAGTGTCACCACCAAAATCAGTAGTACAGCGCAACCCAGTTCTTCCTAGTAAAACCCAAGCGGTGACTTTGATGGGATATAAGGGAATTGAACGGCAAGATCCCCGCTACTACAGTGCCTTGGTGTTAAATCAAATCTTGGGTGGAGATACGCTATCAAGTCGGTTAGGAACCGAAATTCGCGATCGCCAAGGTTTAACTTATGGCATTTATAGCTATTTTCAAGCAGGCAGAAATGCGGGTCCATTTTTAATTCAAATGCAAACCTCACCTGAAGATGCTGCACGGGCGATCGCAAGCACAATTCAGTTGTTGCAGCAAGTTCATACTCAAGGAGTCAATCAAAATGAATTAGATACCGCAAAGCGATCGCTCACAAGTGGCTATACTGTTTCCTTGGCAAATCCAGATGATATTGCGAATCAAATTTTAATCAATGCTGTGAATGAACTGAGTGCCGAAGAACTACGCGCATTTTCGCAAAAACTACAGTCAGTAACCCTGAGTCAGGTGAATCAAGCTGCTAAAGAGTTGCTCCAACCAAATAATATCGTGGTAGTTACCGCAGGACCAGGAAGGAGTACCGCCAACAGATAA
- the cobA gene encoding uroporphyrinogen-III C-methyltransferase — MHAEREELGKVYLVGAGPGDPGLMTLKGKGLLECADVVIYDALVSPAILMMINPQAEKIHAGKRRGRHSLIQEEITQLLIKKARDNAIVVRLKGGDPFVFGRGGEEMADLVKAGVPVEVVPGITSGIAAPAYAGIPLTHRSYSSSVTFVTGHEAAGKYNPIVNWQAIAHGSETIVIYMGIHNLPHIIEQLHEAGLSLETPIALVRWGTRPEQEELIGTLATIVAHMEEKEFSAPAIAVIGKVVNMHNILSGCRPVWTLDAADAIR, encoded by the coding sequence ATGCACGCAGAGAGAGAGGAATTGGGTAAGGTTTATTTGGTGGGTGCAGGACCTGGAGATCCAGGATTGATGACGCTAAAAGGTAAGGGATTGCTAGAGTGTGCAGACGTTGTGATCTACGATGCATTAGTCAGTCCAGCAATTTTGATGATGATTAACCCGCAGGCAGAGAAAATTCACGCGGGAAAGCGTCGGGGACGTCATTCGTTAATTCAGGAAGAAATTACGCAACTCCTGATTAAAAAAGCACGAGATAATGCAATCGTTGTCAGGCTAAAAGGCGGAGATCCGTTTGTTTTTGGTCGCGGTGGCGAAGAAATGGCGGATTTAGTGAAAGCTGGAGTGCCTGTTGAAGTTGTTCCTGGGATTACTTCCGGTATAGCTGCACCCGCTTATGCAGGGATTCCATTAACGCATCGTAGCTACAGTTCTTCAGTCACTTTTGTTACAGGTCACGAAGCAGCAGGCAAGTATAACCCGATTGTCAATTGGCAAGCGATCGCTCATGGTTCTGAAACGATTGTCATTTACATGGGAATTCACAACCTACCTCACATTATTGAACAGTTGCACGAGGCCGGATTAAGTTTAGAAACTCCCATAGCTTTAGTTCGGTGGGGTACGCGCCCAGAACAAGAAGAATTAATAGGCACATTAGCCACAATTGTGGCGCACATGGAAGAGAAAGAATTCAGCGCACCGGCGATCGCGGTGATTGGCAAGGTCGTAAATATGCACAATATTTTGTCCGGCTGTCGCCCAGTTTGGACATTGGATGCGGCTGATGCAATAAGATAA
- a CDS encoding sirohydrochlorin chelatase produces the protein MPSAYLLVSHGSRDPRPEVAMEQLVRLLSYSPEQISVSNQQRFGDRFRRLPAVSISPIKQPLVDRACLELSPLSLAQQIVEFSGRALIQGYNKVQIVPIFLLPGTHVKEDIPAQVAIAQQTLGEITLDLRPYLGTHPGLVQFLAKKATKDIETWVLLSHGSRRPGAKEPVEAIAKQLNAVDTYWAIAPSLETRLQALVKAGYQQIGIIPYFLFPGGITDAIAQSVAQLQRQLPGINLRLTEPIGASAELAGLIWDLVEK, from the coding sequence ATGCCATCTGCTTATTTGCTGGTATCACATGGAAGTCGCGATCCGCGACCAGAAGTTGCTATGGAGCAGTTGGTTAGGTTGCTTTCTTACTCGCCAGAACAAATTAGTGTCAGTAATCAGCAGCGTTTTGGAGATCGCTTTCGTCGCTTGCCTGCTGTAAGCATAAGTCCAATTAAGCAGCCACTGGTTGATAGAGCGTGTTTAGAGCTAAGTCCGTTGTCATTAGCGCAGCAAATCGTAGAATTTAGCGGTCGCGCACTTATTCAAGGCTACAACAAAGTGCAGATTGTACCGATATTTCTCTTACCTGGAACGCACGTTAAAGAAGATATTCCCGCCCAAGTTGCGATCGCTCAACAAACTTTAGGAGAAATTACACTTGATTTGCGACCTTATCTCGGTACGCATCCAGGTTTAGTGCAATTCTTAGCAAAGAAGGCTACAAAGGATATCGAAACCTGGGTTTTATTGTCTCACGGCAGTCGCCGCCCTGGTGCAAAAGAACCAGTCGAAGCAATAGCAAAGCAACTGAACGCCGTAGATACTTATTGGGCAATAGCACCAAGTTTAGAAACACGCCTACAAGCACTAGTGAAAGCAGGTTATCAGCAAATTGGCATCATACCGTACTTTCTGTTTCCGGGAGGTATTACCGATGCGATCGCTCAATCAGTAGCGCAATTGCAAAGGCAATTACCAGGGATAAATTTACGTTTAACTGAACCGATTGGCGCGAGTGCTGAGTTAGCTGGTTTAATTTGGGATTTGGTTGAGAAATAA
- a CDS encoding manganese catalase family protein has product MFFHKKEPIHVVDIDEANPRFAQLLLEQFGGATGELSAALQYWVQSFHVEHPGIKDMLQDIAIEEFSHLEMVGKLIEAHTKNVDQTEAYKSTLFAVRGMGPHFLDSQGNAWSATYLNEGGNVVRDLRANIAAEAGARQTYEELIKLAPDEGTKNTLVHLLTREISHTQMFMKALESLGKLTDPFFGEIQPDETVDIYYNLSTNGKQDERGPWNSEPTFRYIADPVADKQ; this is encoded by the coding sequence GTGTTTTTTCACAAAAAAGAACCAATTCACGTTGTAGATATTGACGAAGCAAATCCCCGTTTTGCACAACTACTTTTAGAGCAGTTTGGGGGAGCAACAGGCGAGCTTTCTGCTGCTTTACAATACTGGGTACAGTCATTTCATGTTGAGCATCCTGGCATTAAGGATATGCTCCAGGATATTGCAATTGAGGAATTTAGTCACTTAGAAATGGTGGGCAAACTAATTGAAGCGCACACCAAAAACGTAGACCAGACAGAAGCTTATAAAAGCACATTGTTTGCGGTACGTGGTATGGGACCTCACTTTTTGGATAGTCAAGGTAACGCTTGGTCAGCTACCTATCTCAACGAAGGTGGTAACGTAGTCCGCGATCTACGGGCTAATATCGCTGCTGAAGCGGGTGCGCGTCAAACATATGAGGAGCTAATTAAGTTAGCCCCTGATGAAGGTACTAAGAATACTTTAGTGCATCTACTCACCAGAGAAATCTCACATACCCAGATGTTTATGAAGGCACTAGAATCTCTAGGTAAGCTTACTGATCCATTCTTTGGTGAAATTCAGCCAGATGAAACAGTAGATATTTATTACAATCTATCTACAAATGGCAAGCAAGATGAGCGTGGTCCTTGGAATTCTGAGCCTACCTTCCGCTATATTGCTGACCCAGTCGCTGATAAGCAATAA
- a CDS encoding type II toxin-antitoxin system VapC family toxin codes for MKPQVYVETSIPSFYYEVRSTPDMVARREWTREWWSNASKNYRLVTSLAVLDELNRGSFPRKTEAVEMLSGLLFVPIEPTIAEIVEVYIQQHLMPKDPVGDALHLALASYHKCDFLLTWNCRHLANANKFGHIRRVNVMLGLYVPTLVTPLELIGAPDDEG; via the coding sequence ATGAAACCACAAGTGTACGTTGAAACTTCCATTCCCAGTTTTTATTACGAGGTACGTTCTACGCCTGACATGGTGGCAAGACGCGAATGGACGAGGGAATGGTGGAGTAATGCAAGTAAGAACTATCGGCTTGTGACTAGTCTTGCTGTGCTGGATGAACTTAACAGAGGTAGCTTTCCCCGAAAGACTGAGGCAGTAGAAATGCTCAGCGGCTTGCTATTTGTTCCTATTGAACCCACAATTGCTGAAATCGTTGAAGTGTATATTCAGCAACACCTGATGCCCAAAGATCCAGTTGGAGATGCGCTACATCTTGCTCTAGCTTCATATCATAAGTGCGATTTTCTGTTGACCTGGAACTGTCGGCACTTAGCAAATGCGAACAAGTTCGGTCACATTCGACGAGTCAACGTTATGCTTGGATTGTACGTTCCAACACTAGTTACGCCATTAGAGTTAATCGGAGCGCCAGATGATGAAGGATGA
- the phnC gene encoding phosphonate ABC transporter ATP-binding protein gives MIIVENVTKSYRRGHFALQNLSFEIVPHSFTAILGASGSGKTTLLRCLLQLTQPDTGKIWFQGRNLTHCSALELRQARTQIAMVAQQFNLVRRRTALENCLGGCLPDLPLWRCLTSQFPANLLREGLAALERVQLLEVAFQRADCLSGGQQQRVAIARALTQKARLILADEPVASLDPETAHVVLRLLRSLCEKEGITIICNLHQVELATQYSDRILGIQAGKLVLDVPTHQFSDSDSDVIYKTRSVA, from the coding sequence ATGATTATCGTTGAAAATGTAACCAAATCCTACCGGCGCGGTCACTTTGCACTCCAAAATCTTAGCTTTGAAATTGTGCCTCATAGCTTCACTGCAATTCTAGGTGCGAGTGGCTCTGGGAAAACCACTTTACTGCGCTGCCTTTTACAACTTACTCAACCTGATACAGGAAAGATTTGGTTTCAAGGACGGAATTTGACCCACTGCTCTGCCTTGGAGCTACGACAGGCACGCACGCAGATTGCAATGGTGGCTCAGCAATTTAACTTGGTGAGGCGTCGCACGGCTCTAGAGAATTGCCTGGGAGGTTGTTTACCAGACCTGCCGCTCTGGCGATGTTTAACGAGTCAGTTTCCTGCTAATTTACTGCGTGAAGGACTAGCTGCCTTAGAGCGGGTGCAATTACTAGAAGTTGCCTTTCAACGCGCCGATTGTCTTTCGGGAGGGCAACAGCAGCGAGTTGCGATTGCCCGTGCCCTTACCCAAAAAGCTCGCTTGATTCTGGCAGATGAACCAGTTGCCAGTCTTGACCCTGAGACTGCCCATGTAGTGCTGCGACTGTTACGATCGCTTTGTGAGAAGGAAGGCATCACGATTATCTGCAACTTACACCAAGTCGAATTAGCAACGCAGTATAGTGACCGTATTCTTGGTATTCAAGCGGGTAAACTAGTTCTAGATGTTCCAACGCATCAGTTTAGCGATTCGGATAGTGATGTAATTTATAAAACCCGATCGGTGGCTTGA
- the map gene encoding type I methionyl aminopeptidase: MNILSNLLSQPTPAPRQKKQRRGIEIKSVREIEIMRQSAKIVATVLKEISEIVQPGMTTADLDAYAEKRIREMDATPSFKGYHGFPGSICASINNEVVHGIPNSKKVIRTGDVLKVDTGAYHQGFHGDSCITIAVGEVTPEAAKLIRVAEEALYKGIAQVKAGNYLMDIAGAIQDHVEANGFVIVEDFTGHGVGRNLHEEPSVFNFRTREMPNVKLRAGMTLAIEPILNAGSKLTRTLSDRWTAVTVDNSLSAQFEHTVLVTDSSYEILTDRTKL; this comes from the coding sequence ATGAACATTCTTAGCAACTTACTATCTCAACCAACTCCAGCCCCGCGTCAGAAAAAGCAACGTAGAGGTATCGAGATCAAATCAGTGCGTGAAATAGAGATCATGCGACAATCAGCAAAGATTGTTGCTACTGTGCTAAAAGAAATTTCTGAGATAGTACAGCCAGGAATGACAACAGCTGATTTAGATGCTTATGCTGAAAAACGCATCCGTGAAATGGACGCAACTCCTAGCTTCAAAGGCTATCACGGCTTTCCTGGTTCAATTTGTGCGAGTATCAATAATGAAGTCGTACACGGTATTCCCAATTCCAAGAAAGTTATTCGCACTGGAGATGTTTTAAAAGTAGATACAGGTGCTTATCATCAAGGCTTTCATGGTGACTCGTGTATTACTATTGCTGTTGGCGAAGTCACACCTGAAGCCGCAAAATTAATTCGGGTAGCTGAAGAAGCACTATACAAAGGTATCGCCCAAGTCAAAGCTGGAAACTACCTTATGGATATTGCCGGAGCAATTCAAGACCACGTAGAAGCCAACGGTTTTGTTATTGTAGAAGACTTTACAGGTCACGGTGTTGGTCGCAATCTTCACGAAGAACCTTCAGTGTTTAATTTCCGGACGCGGGAAATGCCGAATGTCAAGTTAAGAGCAGGAATGACACTGGCAATCGAACCGATTTTGAATGCTGGATCTAAGTTAACTCGGACATTAAGCGATCGCTGGACAGCTGTAACTGTAGATAACTCCCTTTCTGCTCAGTTTGAGCATACTGTGTTAGTGACCGATAGTAGTTATGAAATTCTGACAGATCGGACAAAACTTTAG